One region of Aestuariirhabdus haliotis genomic DNA includes:
- a CDS encoding RidA family protein: MSGNIVKVSRNTENAPQSSFSTQTVAFSHYNNVSAQLPVDSKTSNIVAGGIKEQATQCLNNIKAIVESIDHVMDDVVRINVFLKDIADVAAVDEVYKTFFQNYLPTRTTVAVAALPLDGALVQMDALISNGEGTPSQEPCPLVKVAKNTDNAPQSGVSTHSVAFSHYNNVSAQLPLDPKTGQMVSGGVKEQAAQCLRNIKSVLESIDVPFDDIVKTTIYVKNLSDVDAVNEAYTTFFPDSAIARTVAYVPARSIVAASGLPMDALVQIDAVVSHGDGTPPQEVEDRHGIVIKANNTDKAPKSALHTQTVAFSHYNHIAAQLPMDAKTGAIVAGGVKEQAAQCLNNIKAIVESINHVMDDAVKINIQLKDVADLDAVNEVYTTFFKGDMPARTAIGVADIAKGALVQIDAVLSNGEGTPPA, encoded by the coding sequence ATGAGTGGCAATATTGTAAAAGTTTCAAGAAATACCGAGAATGCACCCCAAAGTTCTTTCTCTACTCAGACCGTTGCTTTTTCGCATTACAATAACGTTTCGGCTCAGCTACCAGTCGATTCGAAAACCAGTAATATTGTCGCTGGCGGTATTAAAGAACAGGCTACGCAGTGCTTGAACAATATTAAAGCCATCGTGGAAAGTATCGACCATGTTATGGACGATGTTGTCAGAATTAATGTCTTCCTGAAAGATATTGCCGATGTTGCTGCTGTCGACGAGGTGTATAAAACTTTCTTCCAGAATTATCTTCCTACCCGAACTACGGTCGCCGTTGCGGCATTGCCTTTGGACGGTGCCCTGGTACAAATGGATGCCCTGATCTCCAACGGTGAAGGTACGCCATCACAGGAGCCTTGCCCTCTGGTTAAGGTTGCAAAGAACACCGACAATGCGCCTCAAAGCGGGGTTTCTACCCATTCGGTAGCGTTTTCTCATTACAACAATGTGTCTGCTCAATTACCGCTTGATCCCAAGACAGGTCAAATGGTCAGCGGTGGCGTGAAAGAGCAAGCTGCGCAATGCCTGAGAAACATCAAGTCTGTATTGGAAAGCATTGATGTGCCGTTTGACGACATTGTTAAAACCACAATCTATGTGAAAAACCTGTCGGATGTTGATGCTGTCAACGAAGCCTACACCACCTTTTTCCCGGACTCTGCAATCGCCAGAACCGTAGCCTATGTGCCCGCCCGCTCAATCGTTGCAGCGTCGGGTTTGCCTATGGATGCGTTGGTGCAAATTGATGCGGTGGTTTCCCACGGTGACGGTACACCTCCACAAGAGGTTGAAGATCGTCATGGTATCGTTATCAAAGCCAACAACACCGACAAAGCCCCCAAAAGTGCTTTGCATACGCAAACCGTGGCTTTCTCGCATTACAACCATATCGCTGCTCAGTTACCCATGGACGCCAAAACCGGCGCCATCGTAGCCGGCGGTGTAAAAGAGCAAGCGGCACAGTGCTTGAACAACATCAAGGCGATTGTCGAAAGCATCAACCATGTAATGGACGATGCGGTTAAGATCAATATTCAGCTAAAAGATGTTGCCGACCTGGATGCGGTAAACGAGGTTTACACAACCTTCTTCAAAGGTGACATGCCTGCACGCACCGCTATTGGTGTTGCCGATATTGCTAAGGGCGCATTGGTACAAATCGATGCCGTTCTCTCTAACGGTGAAGGTACGCCTCCTGCGTAA
- a CDS encoding MmcQ/YjbR family DNA-binding protein: MTYDDYNDFCRSLPATTYVVQWGGSHVWKVGGKVFAIGGWEKTDNPAFTFKASELNFQVLRDEPGFRPAPYLASRGMKWIQQYDDAETRDEALRYYLQESHRIVSLGLTKKKQKELGLNQD; encoded by the coding sequence GTGACCTACGACGACTACAATGACTTTTGCCGTTCACTGCCAGCCACCACTTACGTGGTTCAGTGGGGAGGCTCACACGTCTGGAAGGTCGGTGGCAAGGTATTCGCTATTGGCGGCTGGGAGAAAACAGATAATCCGGCCTTTACCTTCAAAGCCTCGGAGTTAAATTTTCAGGTCTTGCGCGATGAACCCGGATTCAGACCCGCACCCTACCTGGCCTCTCGAGGCATGAAATGGATTCAGCAGTACGATGACGCTGAAACCCGGGATGAAGCATTGCGCTATTACCTGCAGGAGTCCCACCGCATCGTTTCCCTGGGGTTGACCAAGAAAAAACAGAAAGAACTGGGACTGAACCAGGACTAG
- a CDS encoding agmatinase, which yields MSKLFTEAPTQSPQTFLNFPLINDFEGFAADIAILGVPFGAPYSVDGMANDQSLAPDHIRNWSTLTEIGMTLDNYDFDLGGTLLDGQDIRVVDCGNATASLEDPGAHYANAERAAREIFAANTVLITLGGDHGVPIPIMKALEVLGTDITLVHIDAHLDWRDEINGVKEGYSSVIRRAAELPYIKSIHQIGMRGIGSAKNQEVKDAIAHGCAITTAYQMHDVGMAEVLKTIPDGGTYYLTIDADGIDPSIMPAVLAQTPGGLNWVQLHKLIHGLVNKGRVVGMDLVEITPSTDVGNISMIHAERLLCNFIGATVRAGYYD from the coding sequence ATGAGCAAGTTATTTACCGAAGCCCCGACCCAGTCCCCGCAAACCTTTCTTAACTTTCCCCTGATTAATGACTTTGAAGGCTTTGCCGCCGATATTGCGATATTGGGGGTGCCGTTTGGGGCACCCTACAGCGTCGATGGCATGGCCAACGATCAAAGCCTGGCCCCGGATCATATTCGAAATTGGTCCACCCTGACCGAAATCGGTATGACATTGGACAACTATGACTTCGATCTGGGGGGAACCCTGCTAGACGGGCAGGATATCAGGGTGGTGGACTGCGGCAATGCGACAGCCAGTCTGGAAGATCCCGGTGCCCACTACGCCAACGCCGAGCGTGCGGCCCGTGAAATATTTGCCGCCAACACGGTGCTGATTACCCTGGGCGGGGATCATGGTGTGCCCATCCCGATTATGAAAGCCCTCGAGGTTCTGGGTACCGATATCACGCTAGTACATATCGATGCCCACCTGGACTGGCGGGATGAGATCAATGGTGTCAAAGAGGGATATTCCAGTGTGATTCGCCGGGCTGCCGAACTGCCCTATATCAAAAGCATCCACCAGATCGGCATGCGTGGCATTGGCAGTGCCAAGAACCAGGAGGTGAAAGATGCCATCGCTCATGGTTGTGCCATTACCACGGCCTATCAAATGCATGATGTGGGTATGGCAGAGGTTCTAAAAACGATTCCCGACGGGGGTACCTACTATCTGACCATTGATGCTGATGGCATTGATCCCAGCATTATGCCTGCTGTGCTGGCACAAACGCCGGGTGGCCTCAACTGGGTTCAACTGCATAAGCTGATTCACGGGCTGGTTAACAAGGGGCGTGTGGTGGGTATGGATCTGGTTGAAATCACACCCTCAACGGATGTTGGCAATATTTCGATGATTCATGCCGAGCGACTGCTCTGTAACTTTATCGGGGCGACGGTCAGGGCAGGGTATTACGACTAG